A window of the Pantoea trifolii genome harbors these coding sequences:
- a CDS encoding ParB/RepB/Spo0J family partition protein — protein sequence MKKEMVKLGRQFGKTGFSKTLNEIDGERVFTLKSGAEASFTLTRVLHDDIESNTYVDAAINGRDQAFLTPESVSDIARTIKLQQFFPAIAREMDGRIEVLDGSRRRAACIFNGTSFEVLVTRDEISLADARQLAIDIQTAKEHTLRELGKRLQLMYPDDMNKSDIAEAEGLSAAKVTRAYQAAAVPDEMIAVFPSVSELSINDYQTLLDIADKAKAQHITIEQLTAAVQERIDNDVSYAPEDPNVKAKIIAYFRAENTGVKNKRGPKQVVTEKIADFKDKKQFARKKTDSEKRLVTYEFSRLPATYQAELDAAVKAVIARMQAEGNS from the coding sequence GTGAAAAAAGAAATGGTAAAACTTGGCCGCCAATTCGGTAAAACAGGCTTCTCTAAAACGCTGAATGAAATCGATGGCGAGCGCGTTTTCACTTTAAAATCAGGTGCAGAAGCAAGCTTTACTCTTACAAGGGTGCTTCATGATGATATCGAGTCAAACACCTACGTGGATGCAGCGATAAACGGTCGTGACCAAGCGTTTCTGACCCCGGAATCTGTTAGTGATATCGCGCGAACGATCAAGTTACAGCAGTTCTTCCCGGCTATTGCCCGCGAAATGGATGGGCGAATTGAGGTTCTGGATGGTTCACGCCGACGTGCAGCCTGCATCTTTAATGGCACATCGTTTGAAGTGCTGGTTACACGTGACGAAATTAGCCTTGCAGATGCGCGTCAGCTTGCTATCGATATCCAGACAGCCAAGGAGCATACGCTTCGTGAGCTTGGAAAGCGTCTTCAGTTGATGTACCCGGATGATATGAATAAGTCTGACATTGCTGAAGCTGAAGGGTTGTCTGCAGCCAAAGTCACCAGAGCATATCAAGCCGCAGCTGTACCAGACGAAATGATCGCCGTATTTCCTTCAGTTAGTGAGTTGTCCATCAACGATTATCAGACATTACTGGATATTGCTGACAAAGCTAAGGCCCAGCATATAACCATCGAGCAACTCACTGCAGCGGTGCAAGAACGCATTGATAATGATGTCTCTTATGCACCTGAAGACCCGAATGTAAAAGCGAAAATTATCGCATATTTCCGTGCAGAAAATACCGGGGTGAAAAACAAACGCGGTCCCAAGCAAGTCGTCACTGAAAAAATAGCTGACTTTAAGGACAAGAAACAGTTTGCCCGCAAGAAAACCGACAGTGAAAAAAGATTGGTCACATATGAGTTCTCACGCCTCCCGGCGACCTATCAAGCAGAACTTGATGCTGCTGTTAAAGCTGTAATAGCACGCATGCAAGCTGAAGGTAATAGCTAA